The DNA region GGAGACCAAGTCCGACTACGACAAGGAGAAGCTGCAGGAGCGGCTGGCGAAGCTCGCTGGCGGCGTCGCGGTCATCAACGTCGGCGCTTCCACCGAAGTCGAGATGAAGGCGAAGAAGGCGCTGGTCGAGGACGCGCTGCATGCGACCCGGGCCGCGGTCGAAGAGGGCGTAGTGCCGGGCGGCGGCATAGCGCTGACGATCAAGCTGCGTCGGTCGAACCTCGTCGGCATCACGGGCACGAACGGCAAGTCGGCAACGCCATCGTGGGGGCAGGCCGCTTCGCGTCGCGCGACGAGTTGGACCGGCAGGGCCGCATGCTGCTGCCAGAATAGCGTCTCGACAGCCCAGTTCGAGCCGGGTTCGTCGTTCAAGGATGGTGTTCCTCTTCATCGGCTTCTTCCCCAAGGTCGAGCCCAAGTGCATCAGAAGCACACCGGCACAACGCAGAACTCCATGTATTGGGGTATGCGGAGTTGCTCCGAATGGCGCCACTTCACCACCACTTCGAACCGGTCGGACGGGGCGTGTCTGGTGTGTACGTTCCACCCACACAGGGTCGGAACCAAGGTCGATCTCAAGCGGTCGGCTTTCTGCAATAGCAGAGCGTCGCTCTCTGACGGTAGCTCGAATCCGGCGATGCGCTGGAAGGAGGCCGCATGAAGAGGTGCACCAGGTCACGCGAGCATGTGCCGAGTGATTCCGAACTCGACGCGATGGACAAATTCATTCGCCTTGTCCGGGCGGGCAAGCGCCCTTCCACGGCTTCCTTCCTGAGTCGCTACCCTGAGTTTGCCGATACCCTCAGACCCGTGCTGGAGGGTATGACAGCCCTGCACACCGAGTACCGTCGGTTTCAGAAGCAGCTTCCGGGCGCGGACGTGGCGGCCGTCTTCGGCGTGCCGGGTCCCCGGGCGTCGGGCCGGAGCCGGTGAGGGCATACTCAACATGAACTGAGCCACTGTCCCCCCCTCGGTCTCCAGCGTATTACTCGTGGGGCCTGCGGAGTGCAACGCGGTGATGCCGGCCGTTGCTCTGCCGTGGCACCCGAAAGGACACGGATGAACACCGATGGTGAGGGTAAGCAGAGATCGGTCATGAGCGCCATTCAGTGCGTGCAGAGCGGCGAAGTGAACGCCTACAGCGTGATCTTTGAGATCTGCGACGATTCGCTTCGCTCGTTCATCAGTATGAGCTGCTGGCAGTTGGGCGGGGATTTCGTCTCCGAGGTCGCCATCCGCACGCACGAGTACGCCCTCAAACATCTGGCCGAGTACGACTCAGACAAAGGCGCATCGTTTCAGACATGGCTGAACTGGCAGTCGCTCAATGTCGCGGCCCAGGTGATGGCAGAACGGTGCGGGCATCGGTTCGTCCAGCGCGACGAGGGGAAACATGATGCGTACTTGCCGTCCGCTGCCGGGCCGGAGGCGGCCCAGGACGTGAAGGAGCGCGACCAGGCTTTGCGGCAGGAATTGAAGGCGCTGCCTGAGGATGAGCGGTTGACCATCGCCCATCACGACCTCGCGGGCCGCACGTTCGCCGAGACCGCCCAAGCAACCGGACTGACCGTGAGACAAGTCCGGTACAAGAGAGAACGGGCCCTGGCGGTGATGAAGCGGCGATTGCAGGAACGCGGCTTTCGACCGGTGGAGGTCGATTCCACGCCGGCTCCGATATTCTACGGCTGGGACCACACCGAGCCGGATGATGAATACACGACGTCAGTAACCGCAATCCTGCCCGATGGACCGGATACGCTGGTCGGCGCTGCGGCCCACGACTTGCCTGAGGACGAAGTAGAGAAGTAGGCCTCCCCGACACAACGCAGGCCGCCGGGTTTCCGGCGGCCTGCATCTGTTTTGGCAAATCGAGCTTTGAGAACTACATAACTATACGAAGGGGCAGAGAGGACCAGAGGTCCAGTGGTCTAGTGATCAATGGATCGAGTGGTCCGAAGCCCCGAGTCCGAACAAGCTCAAGCCGTGCGGCAAGTCCGCACAGAAAGGCAGGGTCCCATGATGGATCCAGCAAAGAGAATCGCGAACTGGAACGCGAAGTACAACACCGAGCGTATCAAGGGGACACTCGATGACAAGCGGCCAGGCATGCTGGCCAGCGTCACCGCGGTGTTCCCGATGATCACGGCCATGGAGCTGCAGGTCAAGCAGGTCTGCGATGGAGCCGGAGTGCCGACCATCCAGTACCCGTTCTACCTCAACTTCGGCCGGGAGATCTGGGCGCTTTCCCGCAAGGAAGTGTCCGGTCAGTCGCTCGCGCTCGAGGTCGCGATTCTGATCACGAAGTGGACCGCACGCGGCCTGACCCAGGCCGTGCTGCAGGCCATCCGCACCGACGTCTTCAACGTCAGCGCGCCCATCGCGCCGTAACGGGAAAAATGGGGATTGTACCGCGCCAAGTCCGACGTCGGCGCTCTGAGGGACTGTCCCCATTTTTCACGACGGTTGGGAAGGAGAGGCGGGCGGGGCTGGGCAACCGACTCCGCCCGCCGATTGACGAAGAACGAGAAACGAAGAACGATGTACGAAGCGGAAGGAGGTGGCTTCTGAGGACCAGACGAAGGCAGAAGTCAGAAGCTAGATGTCAGAAGCTAGAAGTTGGGAAGGGAAGGAGGTGATATACATGCTGTTCATAGTACAGGCGTTCGTATTCCTGCTGCAGACGGCGCTAGGGGCTTCGGGGGTTAACCTGACGCTCACGGCTGCTGGGTCTGCACCTTCGGGTGCGACGTTGCTGGGTACCACGGCAGTC from bacterium includes:
- a CDS encoding sigma-70 family RNA polymerase sigma factor; protein product: MSAIQCVQSGEVNAYSVIFEICDDSLRSFISMSCWQLGGDFVSEVAIRTHEYALKHLAEYDSDKGASFQTWLNWQSLNVAAQVMAERCGHRFVQRDEGKHDAYLPSAAGPEAAQDVKERDQALRQELKALPEDERLTIAHHDLAGRTFAETAQATGLTVRQVRYKRERALAVMKRRLQERGFRPVEVDSTPAPIFYGWDHTEPDDEYTTSVTAILPDGPDTLVGAAAHDLPEDEVEK